One stretch of Siphonobacter curvatus DNA includes these proteins:
- the thrA gene encoding bifunctional aspartate kinase/homoserine dehydrogenase I, translating to MKVLKFGGTSVGSIKAIESVLGIIHDNLQRGEKIAVVFSAMGGFTNQLLEMGNRAARNEEYRDVLKKASDRHLEIINHFIGPRFRSRVIADVMGLFNELEDLLRGITLIREISPRTSDLLVSFGERLSTTLVTEVLKDQGVDCDFLDARKLIKTNASFQQAEVNFELTNHLIQHHFTKNKNLQLITGFIGSTEDGVTTTLGRGGSDYTGSIFGSALNASVIEIWTDVPGMMTSDPRKVRNAFTIPVVSYAEAMELTHFGAKVIYPPSLTPAFKANIPIKVLNTFDPSHPGTIVTRQAPPHEYTITGISSIDNLALVNLQGSGMIGVAGVSAKLFTVLARHEISVILISQASSEHSICFAIDPKFTSKVREIMETEFASELRIGDVEGIDIQEDLSVIAVVGEGMRQHTGVSGRLFSVLGKNGINIVATAQGSSELNISVVIERKDLSKALNVIHESFFADQVKTLNLFLMGTGLIGKTLLHQLSQQESYLRKYRNLKLRLIAVTNSRVMVIDEGGISKEHWEERLDIDGEKADMSAFIERIKALNLPNSIFVDCTANKAIVDYYEGLLEASVSIVTPNKTANAAPYEEYARRHRMALKKGVKFLYETNVGAGLPVINTLQGLIASGDRFLKIEGVFSGTLSYIFNNFRPGLRFAEVVREAKAKGYTEPDPRDDLSGQDVARKILILAREIGMQADFEDIEITPLLPESCRLAPSVDDFFAELENCNPVFEKWVDDADAKGEKLRFIATLEGGKIKLGLKSVGPQHPLYSLEGADNIISFTTKRYHDRPLVIKGPGAGAEVTATGVFADIVSIGSYLS from the coding sequence ATGAAAGTTCTAAAGTTCGGCGGCACCTCCGTAGGAAGCATCAAAGCCATAGAATCGGTTTTGGGCATTATTCATGATAATCTTCAACGCGGTGAAAAAATAGCCGTGGTTTTCTCGGCCATGGGTGGGTTTACCAACCAGTTGCTGGAAATGGGCAACCGGGCCGCCCGTAATGAAGAATACCGGGACGTTTTGAAAAAGGCGTCCGATCGTCACCTCGAAATCATTAACCATTTCATCGGACCGCGTTTTCGGAGTCGGGTCATTGCCGATGTCATGGGTTTATTCAATGAACTCGAAGACTTATTGCGGGGAATTACCTTGATTCGGGAAATTTCACCGCGTACGTCCGATCTGCTCGTGAGTTTCGGTGAACGTCTGTCGACGACGCTGGTGACTGAAGTGCTAAAAGATCAGGGGGTCGACTGCGATTTTCTCGATGCCCGCAAGCTGATTAAAACGAACGCTTCGTTTCAGCAGGCTGAGGTAAACTTCGAGTTGACGAATCATCTGATTCAGCATCATTTTACCAAGAATAAAAACCTCCAGCTCATTACGGGCTTTATTGGATCAACCGAAGATGGCGTGACGACGACGCTTGGTCGCGGAGGCTCCGATTATACGGGTAGTATTTTCGGTTCAGCTCTCAACGCCAGTGTCATTGAAATCTGGACGGACGTACCGGGTATGATGACCTCCGATCCCCGGAAGGTACGCAATGCCTTTACTATTCCGGTGGTCAGTTACGCTGAGGCGATGGAGCTGACGCACTTTGGTGCCAAGGTGATTTATCCGCCCAGCCTGACGCCCGCGTTCAAAGCCAATATTCCCATCAAGGTTCTCAACACCTTTGATCCGTCTCATCCGGGAACCATCGTAACCCGGCAGGCTCCCCCGCACGAGTACACCATCACGGGAATCAGCTCCATCGACAATCTGGCTCTGGTCAACCTGCAGGGCTCGGGTATGATTGGCGTAGCCGGGGTATCGGCCAAGCTGTTTACGGTACTGGCCCGCCACGAAATTTCGGTGATTCTGATTTCGCAGGCCTCTTCCGAACACTCAATCTGCTTTGCCATCGACCCCAAGTTCACCAGTAAAGTACGGGAAATCATGGAAACGGAATTCGCCAGTGAACTCCGTATTGGTGACGTGGAAGGAATCGACATTCAGGAAGACCTTTCCGTCATTGCCGTAGTAGGTGAAGGCATGCGACAGCATACGGGCGTGTCGGGCCGCTTGTTCTCGGTACTCGGAAAGAACGGGATTAACATTGTGGCAACGGCTCAGGGCAGTTCGGAGTTGAATATTTCCGTAGTAATCGAGCGGAAAGATCTATCGAAAGCTCTGAATGTCATTCACGAAAGCTTCTTCGCCGATCAGGTCAAGACCCTGAACCTTTTCCTGATGGGTACGGGACTGATTGGTAAAACCCTCCTGCATCAGCTTTCGCAGCAGGAAAGTTACCTGCGAAAATACCGGAATCTGAAACTTCGCCTCATTGCCGTAACGAACAGCCGGGTAATGGTTATTGACGAAGGGGGGATTTCAAAGGAACACTGGGAAGAACGTTTGGACATCGACGGTGAAAAGGCGGATATGTCGGCATTCATCGAACGGATAAAAGCGTTGAACCTGCCCAACAGTATCTTCGTGGATTGTACGGCCAATAAAGCCATTGTCGATTATTACGAAGGGCTGCTGGAAGCATCAGTATCCATCGTTACGCCGAACAAAACGGCCAATGCCGCTCCGTACGAGGAGTACGCCCGTCGTCACCGCATGGCCCTGAAGAAAGGCGTGAAATTCCTGTATGAAACCAACGTGGGAGCGGGCTTGCCCGTCATCAACACCTTACAGGGACTCATTGCTTCGGGCGACCGATTCCTGAAAATCGAAGGCGTATTCTCGGGTACGCTGAGTTATATCTTTAATAATTTCCGTCCGGGTTTACGCTTTGCCGAAGTGGTTCGCGAAGCGAAAGCCAAAGGCTATACTGAACCCGATCCCCGCGATGATTTGAGCGGTCAGGACGTCGCCCGGAAAATTCTGATTCTGGCCCGGGAAATCGGGATGCAAGCGGATTTCGAAGACATTGAAATTACGCCGCTGTTGCCCGAAAGCTGCCGACTGGCTCCCTCCGTGGACGACTTCTTCGCTGAACTGGAAAACTGCAATCCGGTTTTCGAAAAATGGGTCGATGACGCCGATGCCAAAGGCGAGAAGCTCCGGTTTATCGCGACATTGGAAGGCGGAAAAATCAAACTTGGACTTAAATCCGTCGGGCCACAGCATCCGCTGTATTCGCTGGAAGGGGCCGATAACATCATCTCTTTCACGACCAAGCGTTACCACGATCGACCGCTGGTCATCAAAGGCCCCGGAGCCGGTGCGGAAGTAACCGCCACAGGCGTATTCGCCGACATCGTTTCCATCGGCAGTTACCTTTCGTAA
- a CDS encoding ABC transporter ATP-binding protein, with the protein MRNPYVSLLRTAWQYARHERGRYVGVYTLFILSNLVNASLPLMLGWLVNQLQKDGVHALRYSLWYILGYIGLRLVFWAFHGPARVVERELAFNLSRNFLQERYHQALHLPVKWHKDHHSGATINRIRKAYEALRLFFQNGFTYLHALMKFALSLGAMLYFSPLFGMIGVGIGIVTLRIIFMFDKPFVRTLNEVNEGEHEVSATLFDSLSNILTVITLRLENSMETGLMQKVSKLFPAFRKNVVINEWKWFTAEMMISLIYGVITLGYIYQNSDPSQAFYVGGLVTLLGYVNQFTSVFQDVAWQYTDIVRYNTDLQTANDIADAYENNHRPEAIETMPKEWQAIELKNIHFSHQSDERVTGLKGLNLRIQRGQRIALIGESGSGKSTLLALLRGLYQPKPGCEMTIDGQLYPDLGALYDSVTLFPQEPEIFENTIAYNITLGLPFEEEKLREVCEIAHFHEIVKQLPQGFDSQIQEKGVNLSGGQKQRLALARGILAAQHSHVVLLDEPTSSVDPKTEALIYQRMFEAFPDKAIVSSLHRLHLLRDFDYVYVMDKGRIIEEGSFDWLRYNGPRFMELWWHQEEKMEKVA; encoded by the coding sequence ATGCGTAATCCTTATGTTTCGCTGCTGCGTACCGCGTGGCAGTATGCCCGACATGAAAGAGGTCGGTATGTCGGCGTGTATACGCTGTTTATTCTTTCCAATTTAGTCAATGCCAGTTTGCCCCTGATGCTGGGCTGGCTGGTCAATCAGCTTCAAAAAGACGGTGTTCATGCCTTGCGGTATTCCCTGTGGTACATCCTGGGGTATATCGGTCTGCGGCTGGTTTTCTGGGCATTTCACGGTCCGGCCCGCGTGGTGGAACGGGAACTAGCTTTTAACCTGAGCCGTAACTTTTTGCAGGAACGGTACCACCAGGCCCTGCATTTGCCCGTCAAATGGCATAAAGATCACCACTCGGGAGCTACAATCAACCGGATTCGGAAGGCCTACGAAGCCCTGCGTCTCTTTTTCCAGAATGGCTTTACGTACTTGCACGCCCTGATGAAGTTTGCCTTGTCATTGGGAGCCATGCTGTACTTTTCTCCGCTATTTGGCATGATCGGGGTAGGCATTGGTATCGTGACTCTACGCATCATTTTTATGTTCGATAAGCCTTTCGTTCGGACGCTGAATGAAGTCAACGAAGGCGAACACGAAGTATCCGCCACGCTTTTCGATAGCCTTTCCAACATCCTTACCGTGATTACCTTACGGCTGGAAAATAGTATGGAAACCGGACTGATGCAGAAGGTTTCGAAGCTATTCCCGGCGTTTCGGAAGAACGTAGTCATCAACGAATGGAAATGGTTTACGGCCGAAATGATGATCAGCCTAATTTACGGTGTCATTACGTTAGGCTACATTTATCAGAACAGCGATCCGTCACAGGCTTTTTACGTGGGTGGACTGGTCACGCTGCTCGGCTACGTGAACCAGTTTACGAGCGTATTTCAGGATGTGGCCTGGCAGTATACGGACATCGTCCGCTACAATACCGACCTGCAAACGGCCAACGACATTGCCGACGCCTATGAAAACAATCACCGTCCGGAAGCCATTGAAACCATGCCGAAGGAGTGGCAGGCGATTGAATTGAAAAATATTCACTTCTCCCATCAGTCTGACGAACGCGTGACGGGCCTGAAAGGCCTCAACCTGCGAATTCAGCGGGGACAACGCATTGCCCTGATCGGAGAAAGTGGCAGTGGGAAAAGTACCTTACTCGCCCTGTTACGGGGGTTGTACCAGCCCAAGCCCGGCTGTGAAATGACCATTGATGGCCAGCTTTATCCGGATTTGGGAGCCTTGTACGACTCTGTAACGCTTTTCCCGCAGGAGCCGGAAATTTTCGAAAATACGATTGCCTATAACATTACGCTGGGCCTGCCGTTCGAGGAAGAGAAACTACGGGAAGTCTGTGAAATTGCTCATTTTCACGAAATCGTGAAGCAATTGCCGCAGGGATTCGACTCGCAGATTCAGGAAAAAGGAGTCAACCTGTCGGGTGGACAAAAACAGCGGCTGGCCTTGGCCCGGGGAATTCTGGCCGCTCAGCACAGTCACGTAGTATTGCTCGACGAACCGACGTCCAGCGTCGATCCAAAAACGGAAGCGTTGATATACCAACGGATGTTCGAGGCCTTCCCCGACAAGGCGATCGTCTCCTCGCTGCACCGCCTGCACCTCTTACGCGACTTCGATTACGTCTACGTCATGGACAAGGGCCGAATCATTGAAGAGGGTTCGTTTGACTGGTTACGCTACAATGGTCCCCGCTTTATGGAACTATGGTGGCATCAGGAAGAAAAAATGGAGAAAGTGGCGTAA
- the tsaE gene encoding tRNA (adenosine(37)-N6)-threonylcarbamoyltransferase complex ATPase subunit type 1 TsaE: MQTQEFHCPSLSELSETARQVLAYGKERTVWLFEGEMGAGKTTFIKALCGVLGVSQTVQSPTFALVNEYVTQAGETVYHFDFYRIKSEIEALDLGVEEYFDSGAYCFVEWPSLIPNLWPPDALLVSIIPNPDDSRTIRVQS; the protein is encoded by the coding sequence ATGCAAACCCAGGAATTTCATTGTCCTTCGCTTTCAGAACTTTCAGAAACGGCCCGTCAGGTGCTGGCGTATGGGAAGGAGCGTACCGTGTGGCTATTTGAGGGCGAGATGGGAGCGGGCAAAACCACCTTTATCAAAGCGTTGTGCGGGGTACTGGGCGTAAGCCAGACCGTACAGAGCCCGACCTTCGCCTTAGTAAATGAATATGTCACCCAAGCGGGTGAAACGGTGTACCACTTTGATTTCTATCGGATTAAGTCAGAAATTGAAGCCTTGGATTTGGGCGTAGAAGAGTATTTTGATTCAGGTGCGTACTGTTTTGTAGAATGGCCCTCGTTGATTCCGAACCTGTGGCCCCCCGATGCTTTATTGGTGTCCATCATCCCTAACCCCGACGATTCCCGAACGATTCGCGTGCAGAGCTAA
- a CDS encoding YkgJ family cysteine cluster protein codes for MNERYAEHKRYLNRLKARKPKKLDEAFEQLHEEVFEEVDCLACANCCKTTSPIFTDTDIERIAKHLRIRPSDLIDRYLHLDEDRHYVLNSSPCTFLGSDNYCSIYEVRPKACREYPHTDRRRMVQILDLTLANTTICPAVATIVDRLQHLVPA; via the coding sequence ATGAATGAGCGTTACGCGGAACATAAGCGGTATTTAAATCGGCTCAAGGCCCGTAAACCTAAAAAATTAGACGAAGCTTTTGAGCAATTGCACGAAGAAGTTTTTGAGGAAGTCGATTGTCTGGCCTGTGCCAATTGCTGCAAGACGACCAGTCCCATTTTTACGGATACGGATATTGAACGCATCGCCAAACACCTGCGGATCCGCCCATCGGATTTGATTGACCGGTATTTACACCTGGATGAAGATCGGCATTACGTACTCAATAGTTCGCCCTGTACCTTTCTAGGCAGCGATAACTACTGTTCAATTTACGAAGTACGCCCCAAAGCCTGTCGGGAATACCCCCATACCGACCGACGGCGAATGGTTCAGATTCTGGATCTGACGTTAGCAAATACTACGATTTGTCCGGCCGTAGCCACCATCGTTGATCGTTTACAGCACCTAGTACCGGCCTGA
- a CDS encoding Gfo/Idh/MocA family oxidoreductase, which translates to MIRTALAGFGDSAHYLHAPFILANPAFQLTHVFERSKNRAAEVYPFLQTVRTFEALLENPEIDLIIINTPNDTHADYTRKALQAGKHVVVEKPFTPTVEEAEELIELAQQQNRVLSVYHNRRWDSDFRTVQQVLESGELGEVHTYEAHFDRYKPVLNPKAWKETASAGSGTLYDLGSHILDQVLLLFGRPQSVWANIWTQREGSQIDDAFDLHLNYGRLRVRLRSSLLVREPAPRYTVHGTLGSFLKPGIDIQEDQLKAGEIMPGHPNFGVEPESLWGVLHTDVDGQSISRKMESLPGDWGIFYQNVADAITDDAELFVKPQQMVTQLKVIEAAFQSTQTGQTIHLS; encoded by the coding sequence ATGATTCGTACTGCTCTTGCTGGTTTCGGAGATTCTGCTCATTATCTCCATGCCCCCTTTATTCTGGCCAATCCCGCCTTTCAACTCACGCACGTCTTCGAACGTTCCAAAAACCGGGCAGCGGAGGTCTATCCTTTTTTGCAGACGGTACGTACGTTTGAAGCTCTGCTGGAAAATCCGGAGATCGATCTGATCATCATCAATACGCCCAACGATACTCACGCGGATTATACCCGAAAAGCGTTGCAGGCGGGCAAACACGTCGTCGTAGAAAAGCCCTTCACCCCTACGGTAGAAGAAGCCGAGGAACTGATTGAGCTGGCTCAGCAGCAAAACCGGGTCTTGAGCGTATACCATAACCGTCGCTGGGACAGTGATTTCCGTACGGTCCAACAAGTACTGGAATCCGGCGAACTGGGCGAAGTGCATACTTACGAGGCTCACTTCGACCGGTACAAGCCCGTTTTAAATCCAAAAGCCTGGAAAGAAACCGCTTCGGCTGGTAGTGGAACCTTGTATGACTTGGGCTCGCACATTCTCGATCAGGTTCTGCTACTGTTCGGTCGTCCGCAATCGGTATGGGCCAACATCTGGACCCAGCGGGAAGGCTCCCAAATTGATGATGCTTTTGATTTACACTTGAATTACGGTCGGTTACGGGTACGCTTACGTTCGAGTCTGCTCGTTCGCGAACCTGCCCCCCGCTATACCGTGCACGGCACCCTGGGTAGCTTTCTTAAACCCGGTATTGATATTCAGGAAGATCAATTGAAGGCGGGTGAAATCATGCCCGGCCATCCTAATTTTGGCGTAGAACCCGAATCGCTCTGGGGCGTGCTGCATACGGATGTGGATGGACAGAGTATTTCCCGTAAAATGGAAAGCTTACCCGGCGACTGGGGCATTTTCTACCAGAACGTAGCGGACGCCATTACCGATGATGCCGAATTATTTGTGAAACCCCAGCAAATGGTTACGCAGTTGAAAGTCATCGAAGCGGCTTTTCAAAGTACGCAAACGGGCCAGACGATACACTTATCCTAA
- a CDS encoding chorismate-binding protein, protein METVHTENISIRTHSLSNLWRTAERGGYPAALWRLPRASEKQLIIDLSSEDRRLKADLEELPAGFAISPFLNPEGEQTRFLRADLYFSFDAEETLIAEEITASADFWRIQAFEDDADDDSEDVPEYHLKPIPMDGNAGSEREKFEEAVRQAVTEMKLGAFQKVVLSRRKWVELPARFDHVAAFHRLCETYPNAFISLVSLPESGCVWLGATPEVLVSQDHQGMFRTMSLAGTQSATDAQQQPVSLEHARWSDKEIEEHALVSRYIIECFKKIRLREYQESGPKTVKAGNLLHLRTDFQVDTQAVNFPQLGTVMLDLLHPTSAVCGTPKSSALRFIEHYENYDRSYYSGFLGPINIHNESHLFVNLRTMQMEGDQAVLYAGAGITENSIPEQEWHETEMKCQTLLAALAL, encoded by the coding sequence ATGGAAACAGTTCATACTGAGAATATTTCAATTCGTACCCACTCATTATCCAATCTTTGGCGTACGGCTGAGCGTGGCGGTTATCCGGCAGCCTTGTGGCGATTACCGCGAGCTTCAGAAAAACAGCTGATTATTGATTTATCGAGCGAAGACCGTCGTCTGAAAGCCGATCTGGAAGAATTGCCTGCTGGTTTTGCCATCAGTCCTTTTCTAAATCCGGAAGGCGAGCAGACGCGTTTTTTGCGGGCTGATCTTTACTTTTCGTTTGATGCGGAAGAAACCCTGATTGCCGAAGAAATCACTGCATCGGCGGATTTCTGGCGTATTCAGGCGTTTGAAGATGATGCCGACGATGATTCCGAAGACGTACCCGAGTATCACCTGAAACCCATTCCAATGGACGGAAATGCGGGTTCGGAACGGGAGAAATTTGAGGAAGCCGTTCGGCAGGCTGTTACGGAAATGAAGCTCGGAGCTTTTCAGAAGGTCGTCCTTTCCCGGCGTAAATGGGTGGAATTACCCGCCCGTTTTGATCACGTAGCTGCCTTTCATCGGCTTTGCGAAACCTATCCTAATGCGTTTATTTCGCTCGTTTCCTTACCGGAGTCGGGTTGCGTCTGGTTGGGAGCAACGCCCGAGGTACTCGTCAGTCAGGATCATCAAGGTATGTTTCGAACGATGTCGCTGGCGGGTACACAATCCGCAACGGATGCTCAGCAACAGCCTGTTTCCCTGGAACATGCCCGATGGTCGGACAAGGAGATTGAAGAACACGCGTTGGTGAGTCGGTATATCATCGAGTGTTTCAAGAAAATTCGCTTGCGGGAATACCAGGAAAGTGGCCCCAAAACGGTCAAAGCCGGAAACCTCCTGCACCTGCGTACGGATTTTCAGGTAGATACCCAGGCTGTTAATTTTCCGCAGCTGGGCACGGTCATGCTGGATCTGCTGCATCCCACTTCAGCGGTTTGTGGTACGCCGAAATCCTCGGCCCTTCGCTTCATCGAACATTACGAGAACTACGACCGAAGCTATTACAGTGGCTTCCTCGGTCCGATTAATATTCACAACGAATCCCATTTGTTCGTCAACTTACGAACCATGCAGATGGAAGGAGATCAGGCCGTTTTGTACGCCGGAGCCGGTATTACGGAAAACTCAATTCCGGAACAGGAATGGCACGAAACCGAAATGAAATGCCAGACCTTACTCGCCGCCCTGGCCTTGTAA